A section of the Sceloporus undulatus isolate JIND9_A2432 ecotype Alabama chromosome 3, SceUnd_v1.1, whole genome shotgun sequence genome encodes:
- the LOC121925393 gene encoding A-kinase anchor protein 4-like translates to MSQEVDWLHSQAGVCKVDLYNPEGGKDQDRKVICFVDVSSLNIKNTDDTEKDAADQSKSNESATGLDLGKMQDKEVIVIKDSDTPEQSKTEGAVCLFKQGSTEELNVVTWLFDDLQKYACGFQHALTPSPTPPKQKPSAADKMSQNNNNTAFKSSEGQKAAADEVASTVQKLCTLVMQMASKEISENLEDAASKCIRQAIYATKDGKPLPPGSVSQVASKMVNEAMESAQEPSCKSSQDNMGKKEEGKGTPKKTSLFYGEVSSNQSESIQDDDGKPMSHAHLIHPKRQSGRNDGSSFNKGLMVYANKNAKDMTFSFVNATKIHKRQPLPACVVLKRVFLKHTKDVISDLIDSTMKNLHNVTGVLMTDSDFVTTVKKNLFHAGTQKSTEILEAMVLRMYNALTTETKEKGHSLVYSLLKTGCSLDPNSPSMHFASLKGGLHTREKVKQDAGHSAAQKVGETIIKDGISMLRSKTGGGKGSDRCHDKKPEKSNSTTEFLAKDLILTALMLIQQHLLTQYKEPVSESNTSSFGYFEKGGKHGSKSHGSKGDPQQQDYQRGEIQSALLSIIQKVLQEAGFNVDECEVSRNFKQSSYDDRSSRKSSSKQCSDVDSENMEQINKKFIDQLMESVMKLCMYMTKSPDFVVEDYSDDQATYFTARNKGVSTPDSMTCQKPPRSSNIGKPLVPAGSEVIVNNQTANTSSQNKELQAVLQWMAASHFQVPNLTFMNENDEELKKLPQLADKAAKKGASVGDILQEVMRYFEKQQVDAAVGNMPRCGLLDWLLANL, encoded by the coding sequence ATGTCTCAGGAAGTTGACTGGTTGCACAGCCAAGCAGGCGTGTGTAAAGTAGATCTCTACAatcctgagggagggaaggatcaGGACCGCAAAGTGATTTGTTTTGTTGATGTCTCCAGCCTGAACATAAAGAACACAGATGATACAGAAAAAGATGCTGCTGACCAGTCTAAAAGCAATGAATCTGCCACTGGACTTGATTTGGGGAAAATGCAGGACAAAGAGGTCATTGTAATAAAGGACAGCGATACACCAGAACAGTCTAAGACTGAAGGAGCAGTTTGCTTGTTCAAGCAAGGTTCAACTGAAGAACTCAACGTTGTGACCTGGCTGTTTGATGATCTGCAAAAATATGCATGTGGATTCCAACATGCACTTACCCCTTCACCTACCCCTCCTAAACAAAAACCATCAGCagctgacaagatgtctcagaaTAACAATAATACAGCTTTCAAATCTTCTGAAGGTCAGAAAGCAGCTGCAGATGAAGTTGCAAGCACTGTTCAAAAGCTGTGTACTTTGGTTATGCAAATGGCAAGTAAAGAGATCTCTGAAAATCTGGAAGATGCTGCCAGTAAATGTATCCGCCAGGCAATCTATGCTACCAAAGATGGGAAACCTCTTCCCCCTGGTTCTGTAAGTCAGGTTGCTTCCAAAATGGTGAATGAGGCAATGGAAAGTGCCCAGGAACCCAGCTGTAAATCATCTCAAGATAACATGGgcaagaaagaagagggaaaaggaacCCCCAAGAAAACCTCTCTCTTTTATGGTGAAGTATCTTCCAACCAAAGTGAATCTATTCAGGATGATGATGGAAAGCCAATGTCACATGCCCATTTGATACACCCAAAGAGGCAGTCAGGTCGCAATGATGGTAGTTCTTTTAACAAAGGGCTAATGGtttatgcaaataaaaatgcTAAGGATATGACATTCTCATTTGTGAATGCCACCAAGATTCACAAGAGGCAACCACTCCCAGCTTGTGTGGTTTTAAAAAGAGTATTTCTGAAACACACCAAGGATGTCATATCAGACTTAATTGACTCTACAATGAAAAATCTACATAATGTCACTGGGGTCCTTATGACGGACTCAGACTTTGTtaccacagttaaaaaaaatctcttccatgcaggaacccaGAAGTCAACTGAGATTTTAGAAGCAATGGTACTACGAATGTATAATGCTTTGACGACGGAAACTAAGGAGAAAGGGCACAGTCTTGTATATTCTTTACTGAAAACAGGATGTTCATTAGATCCTAACTCTCCGAGTATGCATTTTGCATCTTTGAAAGGTGGATTACATACAAGAGAAAAGGTAAAGCAAGATGCAGGACACTCAGCAGCCCAAAAAGTAGGTGAGACAATAATTAAAGATGGAATTAGCATGCTAAGGTCAAAAACAGGAGGTGGCAAAGGTTCAGACAGATGTCATGACAAGAAGCCAGAAAAGAGTAACTCCACAACGGAGTTTCTTGCCAAAGACCTCATTTTGACAGCTTTAATGTTGATACAGCAACATTTGTTAACTCAATACAAAGAGCCAGTTTCTGAGTCAAATACATCTTCATTTGGCTATTTTGAAAAGGGTGGCAAACATGGCTCTAAATCTCATGGTTCTAAAGGTGATCCACAACAACAAGATTATCAGAGAGGAGAAATACAAAGTGCTCTCCTATCAATCATCCAGAAAGTCCTACAAGAAGCTGGTTTCAATGTGGATGAATGTGAGGTAAGCAGGAATTTCAAACAGAGCTCATATGATGACCGGTCTAGCAGGAAGTCCTCATCCAAACAGTGTTCAGATGTGGATTCTGAAAACATggaacaaataaacaagaaattcattGATCAGCTGATGGAATCTGTGATGAAGCTGTGTATGTACATGACAAAAAGCCCTGATTTTGTTGTTGAAGATTACTCTGACGATCAAGCTACATACTTTACTGCAAGAAACAAAGGTGTATCAACGCCGGATTCAATGACATGCCAGAAACCTCCACGATCTTCTAATATTGGAAAGCCACTTGTGCCTGCTGGTTCTGAGGTGATCGTGAACAACCAGACTGCCAATACCAGCTCGCAGAACAAAGAACTCCAGGCTGTCCTCCAATGGATGGCTGCCTCCCACTTCCAAGTGCCCAATCTCACTTTCATGAATGAGAATGATGAGGAGCTGAAGAAGCTTCCTCAGCTGGCTGACAAAGCAGCCAAGAAGGGTGCAAGTGTGGGAGATATTTTGCAGGAGGTAATGAGGTATTTTGAGAAACAACAGGTTGATGCCGCAGTGGGAAATATGCCTCGTTGCGGACTTCTTGACTGGTTGCTTGCTAATCTGTAG